Proteins from a genomic interval of Polaribacter sejongensis:
- a CDS encoding helix-turn-helix and ligand-binding sensor domain-containing protein produces MTKHLKILSILFFYIFITAVNAQFSPSLKNYMLAEYKAGNQNWDITRTENGKVYVANNSGLLEYNALVWKLYQLPNKTTVRSVLAVDDIIYTGSFEEFGFWERDHFGILKYQSLSDTILNKISPNEEIWSIVKYKDKIIFRSFLNIYIYDYKSITQLKSDSILISLSAIDDDLYVSTLNGGVFLLKDNKLAPFYSNDLLLDTKIISINKYEDKLLLMTSLKGSFFLKKGKLIPTGFEINEAIKLHQLNDFSILKNGEMVFGTIKDGVFLTDHLGNLKFHISKENGLLNNTVLGQALDDSDNLWLGLDNGIAHIELSSSNYFFNDVSGKLGAVYDIIEYKDVIYIGTNTGLFKLDANDQLVFIEGSQGQVWDLTIIGDELFCGHNEGTFLVDTNTFKKISNFTGGWTIKKVPERNDTYIQGTYSGLVKFEKKNGEWTVKQFDKALIPSRFLVFENSYTAWVAHETKGVYKIQFDEDYETIRSVENYEKKGISSNYNIRVYNIKNNISFKTSEGWQKYEPILDSIIPYKLLNNKLGKHSYIISEDDTNLFALKNNHGFINFKSFSNDDELLILSDDQLKNRYIIGYENVSKVNDSAYALNLDNGFMMINNTTASNNRLQKPKIEVISVDGIPIDISKIKNNEVRFNFNENITVALSSSKSLNHYFEYKISNTGNLWYKAENDKIEFPNLKDGEYTISFRAKGNSGNISTVQNLHIDVLPPWYRDTFGFLLYAIIALLIIVLLYVLQNKKIAKEQRLIKIKYQKEQEKLLREKTLENEKQIVEFKNESLQKEIKLKSKQLANNAMALVKKNEILEEIKKDLMGHKEGFNSQYNFKKLLKKLDNSIVLKDEWAVFENNFSQVHDEFFEILKTKHPKLTPKDLKICAYIKMNLSSKEIAPLMNISHRGVETHRYRLKKKLNLENDISITDYLLNIK; encoded by the coding sequence ATGACAAAACATTTAAAAATTTTAAGCATACTTTTCTTTTATATATTTATAACAGCTGTAAATGCTCAATTTTCTCCTAGTCTAAAAAACTATATGCTGGCAGAATACAAAGCTGGTAACCAAAATTGGGACATTACAAGAACTGAAAACGGCAAAGTATATGTTGCTAATAATAGTGGCTTATTAGAATATAATGCGCTGGTTTGGAAACTGTATCAATTACCTAATAAAACAACCGTTCGATCAGTTTTAGCTGTAGATGATATCATTTACACAGGTTCGTTCGAAGAATTTGGCTTTTGGGAAAGAGATCATTTCGGAATCCTTAAATACCAATCATTAAGTGACACGATTCTTAACAAGATTTCTCCTAATGAAGAAATATGGAGTATTGTAAAATATAAAGACAAAATAATTTTTCGTTCTTTCTTAAATATTTATATATATGATTATAAGAGCATTACACAATTAAAGTCTGACTCCATACTTATTTCACTTAGTGCTATTGACGATGATTTATATGTAAGTACTTTAAATGGAGGTGTTTTCTTACTTAAAGACAATAAACTAGCACCTTTTTATTCTAATGACTTGCTTTTAGATACTAAAATCATATCTATCAACAAATATGAAGATAAGCTTCTGTTGATGACCTCTCTAAAAGGAAGTTTTTTTCTAAAGAAAGGAAAGCTAATTCCTACCGGTTTTGAGATAAATGAAGCCATTAAACTACATCAACTTAATGATTTTTCTATTCTAAAAAATGGAGAAATGGTTTTCGGAACTATAAAAGACGGCGTTTTCTTAACGGATCATTTAGGGAACTTAAAATTTCATATCAGTAAAGAGAATGGTTTATTAAATAATACTGTTTTGGGTCAAGCACTAGATGATTCAGACAACCTTTGGTTGGGTTTAGATAATGGAATTGCTCATATAGAACTAAGCAGTAGTAATTATTTCTTTAATGATGTTTCTGGGAAACTCGGTGCTGTTTATGATATTATTGAATACAAGGATGTTATTTATATCGGAACTAATACTGGGCTTTTTAAACTTGATGCTAATGATCAATTAGTGTTTATAGAAGGTTCGCAAGGTCAGGTTTGGGATTTAACAATTATAGGTGATGAGCTTTTTTGTGGTCATAATGAAGGAACTTTTTTAGTAGACACGAATACTTTTAAAAAAATCTCTAATTTTACTGGAGGCTGGACGATAAAGAAAGTTCCTGAAAGAAATGATACCTATATTCAAGGTACCTATTCTGGATTGGTAAAGTTTGAAAAGAAAAATGGAGAGTGGACTGTAAAACAGTTTGACAAAGCCTTAATACCTTCTCGCTTTTTAGTATTTGAAAATTCTTACACAGCTTGGGTTGCACATGAAACCAAAGGCGTTTATAAGATTCAGTTTGATGAAGATTATGAAACCATACGTAGTGTAGAGAATTATGAAAAAAAAGGTATTAGCTCTAATTATAATATAAGGGTTTATAATATTAAGAACAATATTAGTTTTAAAACAAGTGAAGGTTGGCAGAAATATGAACCTATTTTAGACTCTATTATTCCTTATAAACTACTTAATAATAAGTTAGGAAAGCATAGTTATATAATATCTGAAGATGACACGAATCTTTTTGCACTGAAAAACAATCATGGCTTTATTAATTTTAAATCTTTCTCTAATGATGACGAACTACTCATTTTAAGTGATGATCAATTAAAAAACAGATACATTATAGGTTACGAAAATGTATCTAAAGTAAATGATTCTGCTTATGCTTTAAATTTAGACAATGGTTTTATGATGATTAATAATACCACAGCCTCTAATAATCGTTTACAAAAGCCAAAAATAGAAGTTATATCTGTAGATGGAATTCCTATTGATATATCTAAGATTAAAAACAATGAAGTCCGTTTTAATTTTAATGAAAATATTACGGTAGCGCTGTCTTCTTCAAAGTCCTTAAACCATTATTTTGAATACAAAATATCTAACACCGGTAATTTATGGTACAAAGCAGAAAACGATAAAATAGAGTTCCCTAACCTTAAAGACGGAGAATATACAATTTCCTTTAGAGCAAAAGGGAATTCAGGAAATATATCAACTGTTCAAAATTTACATATAGATGTATTACCACCCTGGTATAGAGATACTTTTGGGTTCTTGCTATACGCAATTATTGCACTTTTAATTATTGTACTATTATATGTTTTGCAAAATAAAAAAATAGCAAAAGAACAGCGTCTTATAAAAATCAAGTACCAAAAAGAACAAGAAAAATTACTACGCGAAAAGACCTTAGAAAACGAAAAACAAATTGTAGAGTTTAAGAATGAATCTTTGCAAAAAGAAATTAAGCTTAAAAGTAAACAGCTAGCCAATAATGCGATGGCTTTGGTGAAGAAAAATGAAATCCTTGAGGAAATTAAAAAAGATCTGATGGGGCATAAAGAAGGGTTTAATAGTCAGTACAACTTTAAAAAATTGTTGAAAAAATTAGATAATTCTATTGTACTTAAAGATGAATGGGCTGTTTTCGAAAATAACTTCAGTCAAGTTCATGATGAGTTTTTCGAAATCTTAAAAACCAAACACCCAAAACTTACTCCAAAGGATTTAAAGATATGTGCTTACATCAAAATGAATCTTTCTTCAAAAGAAATTGCACCTTTAATGAATATCTCTCATAGGGGTGTAGAAACGCATAGATATAGGTTAAAAAAGAAGTTAAATTTAGAAAATGACATTTCTATCACTGATTATTTGTTAAATATCAAATAA
- a CDS encoding helix-turn-helix domain-containing protein: MAIIVNLDVMLAKRKMRSKELAEIIGITTANLSVLKSGKAKAVRFSTLEAICKALDCQPADILEYQKD; the protein is encoded by the coding sequence ATGGCAATCATAGTAAACTTAGATGTAATGCTTGCCAAACGTAAAATGCGGAGTAAAGAATTGGCAGAAATCATTGGCATTACAACCGCAAACTTATCCGTTTTAAAGTCTGGCAAAGCAAAGGCCGTTCGTTTTTCTACCTTAGAAGCAATTTGCAAAGCACTAGATTGTCAACCTGCAGATATTTTAGAGTATCAAAAAGATTAA
- a CDS encoding DUF2975 domain-containing protein gives MRKINILKAIVDLLWIFSMPIVLIIIGFSIAIFFVDLGDLNIKINSIGLNTDTLFSKTLLVVSTLNYLLIIAALYFFKKVLNHFVRVKIFEETVISSFKKAGNLLLISGIISFTISIINKVYFEQKISLEFGLNQHLVIICLGLFFLTLSEIFKIAKHQKQENDLTI, from the coding sequence ATGAGAAAAATTAATATTTTAAAAGCAATTGTAGATTTACTTTGGATTTTTTCCATGCCAATAGTCTTAATAATTATCGGATTTTCTATTGCGATTTTCTTTGTAGACCTAGGTGATTTAAATATAAAAATAAACTCAATAGGTCTTAATACCGACACACTATTCTCAAAAACACTTCTTGTTGTTTCTACACTAAATTATTTATTAATTATTGCTGCTTTGTATTTTTTTAAGAAAGTACTAAACCACTTTGTAAGAGTAAAAATATTTGAAGAAACCGTTATTTCATCCTTCAAAAAGGCAGGAAATCTATTATTGATTTCCGGAATTATTTCATTCACAATTTCTATAATCAATAAAGTGTATTTTGAGCAAAAAATATCTTTAGAATTCGGTTTAAATCAGCATTTAGTTATTATCTGTTTAGGATTATTCTTTTTGACTTTAAGTGAAATCTTTAAAATCGCAAAACATCAGAAACAAGAAAACGACTTAACAATATAA
- a CDS encoding LexA family protein, whose amino-acid sequence MNGTKNLTFFTPKTSSGNGAILVDVGISAGFPSPADDFRETRISLDDELIHNKDATFFAKVKGQSMIDAGLDDNDLLVIDRSLEPANNKIAVCFLDGDFTVKRLRVEKNEVWLQPENPNYPIIKITEENDFMIWGIVTSVIKKV is encoded by the coding sequence ATGAACGGAACTAAAAACCTTACTTTTTTTACACCTAAAACTTCCTCTGGTAACGGAGCTATTTTGGTTGATGTTGGTATTTCTGCTGGTTTTCCTTCTCCTGCAGATGATTTTAGAGAAACTAGAATTTCTTTAGATGATGAATTAATCCACAACAAAGACGCTACTTTTTTTGCAAAAGTAAAAGGGCAATCTATGATTGATGCAGGTTTAGATGACAATGATTTATTAGTTATTGACAGAAGTTTAGAACCTGCCAACAATAAAATTGCTGTTTGTTTTTTAGATGGCGATTTCACTGTGAAACGTTTACGTGTAGAAAAAAACGAAGTTTGGTTACAACCAGAAAACCCTAATTATCCTATTATAAAAATCACAGAAGAGAATGATTTTATGATTTGGGGAATTGTAACAAGCGTTATCAAAAAAGTTTAA
- a CDS encoding DUF2007 domain-containing protein: MNDNYKILAVFQYSIEAHVTKSKLDLEGFVTMLMDEKTIDADPFISDAIGGVKLLVHKNDFEKASEIYNEIRIYQKDENGNDFICPKCNSNRILIAPIQSKNIFYKLFPFFEKTRRICNNCKTLF; the protein is encoded by the coding sequence ATGAATGATAATTACAAAATATTAGCCGTTTTTCAATATTCTATAGAAGCACATGTTACTAAGTCTAAATTAGATTTAGAAGGCTTTGTAACAATGTTAATGGATGAAAAGACCATAGATGCAGATCCTTTTATTAGTGATGCTATTGGAGGTGTAAAATTACTGGTTCATAAAAATGATTTTGAAAAAGCCTCTGAAATTTACAATGAAATTAGAATTTATCAAAAGGATGAAAATGGAAATGATTTTATTTGTCCAAAATGTAATTCAAACCGAATTCTAATTGCTCCAATTCAAAGTAAAAATATATTTTACAAGTTATTTCCTTTTTTCGAAAAAACAAGACGCATTTGTAATAATTGTAAGACCCTATTTTAA
- a CDS encoding Y-family DNA polymerase has translation MFALIDCNNFYASCERVFNPNLQGKPVAILSNNDGCVISMSDEAKKLQLPFGAPIFKWDAFCKANNITVLSSNYPLYGDMSARVMNILADFSPDVEVYSIDESFLQLKGFENYDLQEYATRMRSRILKWTGIPTCVGIAPTKALTKVANKIARSNLKQSKGICIIDSDEKRIKALKWTKIGNVWGIGSRLKKRLEAKGCITAYDFTQLSSDWVLKEFSIVAWRLQKDLQGISKIPLEEVSSKKMIATTRSFEYTYADIDNIKERISTFAASCAEKLRKQESSCHMLIVQLSSDRHKKEFQQHRESTTVVFSSPTDSTLTIANAAVEAVKSIFKAGIKYKRAGVIVTGLVPNDNFQLNLFSNENPKHKPLMSAIDKLNRKFKADKIKLGNQDLNRTWKMRQERLSARFTTNINDVFIVKASK, from the coding sequence ATGTTTGCACTTATAGATTGTAATAATTTTTATGCTTCTTGCGAGCGGGTTTTTAACCCCAACTTACAAGGAAAACCCGTTGCTATTTTAAGTAATAATGATGGTTGTGTTATTTCTATGAGCGATGAAGCTAAGAAATTACAATTGCCTTTTGGTGCGCCTATTTTTAAGTGGGACGCCTTTTGTAAAGCAAATAATATTACGGTTTTGTCTTCTAATTATCCGTTGTACGGAGATATGAGTGCAAGAGTGATGAATATTTTGGCTGATTTTTCTCCGGATGTAGAAGTTTATTCTATTGATGAATCTTTTTTACAATTAAAAGGATTTGAAAATTATGACCTGCAGGAATACGCTACAAGAATGAGAAGTCGTATTTTAAAATGGACAGGCATACCAACTTGCGTTGGCATTGCACCAACCAAAGCATTGACTAAAGTTGCCAATAAAATTGCGCGTTCTAACCTAAAACAATCGAAAGGGATTTGTATTATAGATTCTGACGAAAAAAGAATCAAAGCCTTAAAATGGACAAAAATTGGCAATGTTTGGGGAATTGGGAGTCGTTTAAAAAAAAGATTGGAAGCAAAAGGCTGTATTACGGCATACGATTTTACACAACTTTCTAGTGATTGGGTTTTAAAAGAATTTTCTATTGTAGCATGGCGTTTGCAAAAAGATTTACAAGGCATTTCTAAAATTCCGTTAGAAGAAGTTTCATCAAAAAAAATGATTGCTACCACACGTAGTTTTGAGTACACCTATGCTGATATTGACAATATAAAAGAGCGTATTTCTACCTTTGCAGCTAGTTGTGCAGAAAAATTACGAAAGCAAGAATCTAGTTGTCACATGTTAATTGTACAACTTTCTAGCGATCGTCATAAAAAAGAATTTCAACAACATAGAGAAAGTACAACAGTTGTTTTTTCCTCTCCAACAGATTCTACTTTAACCATTGCCAATGCAGCTGTAGAAGCTGTAAAAAGTATTTTTAAAGCAGGCATAAAATATAAAAGAGCAGGTGTTATTGTTACAGGTTTAGTACCTAATGATAATTTTCAGTTGAATTTATTTTCAAACGAAAACCCAAAACACAAACCTTTAATGTCCGCAATAGACAAATTAAATCGTAAATTTAAAGCAGACAAAATTAAATTAGGAAATCAAGATTTAAACCGCACGTGGAAAATGCGTCAAGAAAGATTATCTGCTAGGTTTACCACAAATATTAATGATGTTTTTATTGTAAAAGCATCTAAATAA
- a CDS encoding type II toxin-antitoxin system RelE/ParE family toxin, with amino-acid sequence MELNLFWTEFAKNELEGIYKYYREKAGIVISKKLVKGIYNETLNLKKTNLK; translated from the coding sequence ATGGAATTAAATCTATTTTGGACTGAATTTGCTAAGAATGAACTTGAGGGTATTTATAAATATTATCGAGAAAAAGCAGGAATTGTAATCTCTAAAAAACTTGTAAAAGGAATTTATAATGAAACGCTTAATTTAAAAAAAACCAACCTGAAATAG
- a CDS encoding PLP-dependent aminotransferase family protein, whose amino-acid sequence MIDSPVIALFKQLINFDKSIPQPVYIQVSQQIINAIQRRFLVKGTILPGTRILGQTLKIHRNTAVAIYEELASQGWVEIIPNKGTFVLEPEQKSSKIKAPSQKINQAYTYAKSTGFPFQKSFHLASTTQLTTAKYTINDGKPDLRLHPVHEFTRWYSAAMKRKTLIKKWNKPNESSYSLFQTQLCNYLNATRGFHITPNNLINTRSTEMSLYIVSQLLIKQNDLVLVGNLSNYAANMIFQQAHATIKTIPVDADGLDVDYIKKHFIKGSIRCVYVCAHRDYPTTVTLSAERRLALLQLAKEYGFAIIEDDYDYDFQFTGSAMLPMASADTNGMVIYLGKLGQSLFPSFQTGFVVAPENLISEANNYLQLLDKQGDLIQEQMLSELINEGEIYRLMKKNIVVYKQRRDCLCKLLTHYFSETAKWEIPAGGLALWLQFSQQISLVKLAEEAEKNDLFLPKTILYQDKNTCAIRFGFGHLAIEEIEIVIQKLKNAYSKVSLK is encoded by the coding sequence ATGATAGATAGTCCGGTTATTGCACTTTTTAAACAGTTAATTAATTTTGATAAATCAATACCTCAGCCTGTTTACATACAAGTGTCTCAGCAAATTATAAATGCAATACAACGTAGGTTTTTAGTTAAAGGTACCATTTTACCAGGAACACGCATATTGGGGCAGACCTTAAAAATTCATAGAAATACAGCCGTTGCTATTTACGAGGAGTTGGCGTCACAAGGTTGGGTAGAAATTATACCTAATAAAGGTACGTTTGTCTTAGAGCCAGAGCAGAAATCATCAAAAATAAAAGCACCTTCTCAAAAAATAAATCAGGCATATACGTATGCAAAATCTACAGGGTTTCCTTTTCAAAAATCATTTCATTTAGCATCCACAACTCAATTAACAACAGCAAAGTATACCATTAATGATGGTAAACCAGATTTACGTCTACATCCTGTACATGAATTTACAAGATGGTACAGCGCTGCTATGAAGCGAAAAACGCTGATAAAAAAATGGAACAAACCCAATGAATCTTCCTATTCTTTATTTCAAACACAACTTTGTAATTATTTAAATGCAACGAGAGGTTTTCATATAACCCCAAATAATTTAATTAATACACGTAGTACAGAAATGAGTTTGTATATTGTTTCTCAACTATTGATAAAACAAAACGACCTTGTTTTAGTTGGTAATTTAAGTAATTATGCAGCTAATATGATTTTTCAACAAGCCCACGCAACCATTAAAACAATCCCTGTAGATGCAGATGGTTTAGATGTAGATTATATTAAAAAACATTTTATAAAAGGAAGTATTAGATGTGTGTATGTATGTGCACATAGAGATTACCCAACAACAGTAACCTTAAGTGCAGAACGCCGTTTGGCTTTATTGCAATTGGCAAAAGAATATGGTTTTGCTATTATTGAAGATGATTATGATTACGATTTTCAGTTTACTGGTTCTGCAATGTTACCCATGGCAAGTGCAGATACTAACGGAATGGTTATTTATTTAGGAAAATTGGGCCAATCCTTATTCCCTAGTTTTCAAACAGGATTTGTAGTTGCGCCAGAAAATTTAATTTCGGAAGCTAACAATTATTTACAGCTACTAGACAAACAAGGCGATTTAATTCAAGAACAAATGTTGTCTGAATTAATTAATGAAGGTGAAATTTATCGTCTCATGAAAAAAAACATTGTTGTCTATAAACAAAGACGAGATTGTTTGTGTAAACTCTTAACGCACTATTTTTCTGAAACGGCGAAATGGGAAATTCCTGCTGGCGGATTAGCACTTTGGTTGCAATTTTCACAACAAATTTCTTTGGTAAAACTAGCTGAAGAAGCAGAAAAAAACGATTTATTTCTACCCAAAACAATTCTGTATCAAGATAAAAACACGTGTGCAATCCGTTTTGGTTTTGGTCATTTGGCTATAGAAGAAATTGAGATTGTTATTCAGAAATTAAAAAATGCTTACAGTAAAGTGTCTTTAAAATAA
- a CDS encoding TonB-dependent receptor: MKIKITLIATLLLSAIHTKAQVDPIKRDTLKEVVITSTRIDLPFKENSRTIDVISSEAIKNSAATNVADLLQQVAGVDIRRRGTAGSQADLYIRGGGFDQTLLLVDGIKMDDSQTGHHTLNAALPIEVIERIEIIKGPAARVFGQNAFTGAINIVTKKRLASSASINVEGGSFGQLNSSVTFGEEYENASFMVHVGALTSDGYRTNSDYENKNYVLKGIFNKKKQPIEVLGTFFDKKYGAENFYTTNPDWHEYEETQNSVIGVSTVFRTEKFKITPRVYWRRGQDIFLLKREDPSFFRNLHITNKVGAEANASYASNLGITGFGIDLSRVSISSNNLGKRNRTMANLFLEHRFKLANEKLDITPGVAVTYFSDFKFHAFPGVDIGYQVSENLKAYGNLGVTYRIPTYTDLFYNDPRTIGNENLDPEEAFAQEIGLKYNSGKFTTSVAIFNRDADNLIDFIRPDTDPTSQYEATNIAKVNTRGFELNADYRFKLNEFNQTLSFGYNFLDDDILDQNKELSRYSLNTLRHQFITRFSSKLFKNVSQNIIYKHAERTVGTSYNVWDASVIVDFNKFSFTVTANNIFDAEYIESGFVPMPPSNVLFGLRYSY, translated from the coding sequence ATGAAAATTAAAATTACCTTAATAGCAACTTTGTTATTATCAGCGATACATACAAAAGCACAAGTAGATCCTATAAAAAGAGATACTTTAAAAGAAGTAGTAATTACGTCTACAAGAATAGATTTACCTTTTAAAGAGAACTCTAGAACTATAGATGTTATTTCATCTGAAGCAATTAAAAATAGTGCGGCTACAAATGTTGCAGATTTATTACAGCAAGTTGCGGGTGTAGATATTAGAAGAAGGGGAACTGCTGGTAGTCAGGCAGATTTATATATTAGAGGAGGAGGTTTCGACCAGACTTTATTATTGGTTGATGGTATTAAAATGGATGATTCTCAAACCGGTCATCATACATTAAATGCCGCTTTACCTATAGAGGTTATCGAAAGAATAGAAATTATTAAAGGTCCTGCAGCAAGAGTTTTCGGTCAGAATGCATTTACAGGAGCTATAAATATTGTTACTAAAAAGAGGTTAGCAAGCAGTGCTAGTATAAATGTAGAAGGTGGTTCTTTCGGACAATTAAATAGTTCTGTAACTTTTGGAGAAGAATACGAGAACGCTTCTTTTATGGTGCATGTTGGTGCATTAACTTCAGATGGTTATAGAACTAATTCTGATTATGAAAATAAGAATTATGTACTAAAAGGGATTTTTAATAAGAAGAAACAGCCTATTGAGGTTTTAGGTACTTTTTTCGATAAAAAATATGGTGCAGAGAATTTTTATACAACAAATCCAGATTGGCATGAGTATGAAGAAACTCAGAATAGCGTAATAGGAGTTTCTACAGTTTTTAGAACTGAAAAATTTAAGATTACACCAAGAGTTTATTGGAGAAGAGGGCAAGATATTTTCTTATTAAAAAGAGAGGATCCTAGTTTTTTTAGAAATTTACATATTACCAACAAAGTGGGTGCAGAGGCTAATGCTTCATATGCTTCTAATTTAGGAATTACTGGTTTTGGTATAGATCTTTCTAGAGTTTCTATAAGTAGTAATAATTTAGGAAAAAGAAATAGAACAATGGCAAATCTATTTTTAGAACATCGTTTTAAATTGGCTAATGAAAAGTTAGATATTACTCCGGGAGTTGCAGTTACTTATTTTTCTGATTTTAAATTTCATGCTTTTCCAGGAGTAGATATTGGGTATCAGGTTTCTGAAAACTTAAAAGCTTATGGGAATTTAGGAGTTACCTATAGAATACCTACTTATACCGATTTATTTTATAATGATCCTAGAACTATTGGAAATGAAAATTTAGACCCAGAAGAAGCATTTGCACAAGAAATTGGTTTAAAGTATAACTCTGGAAAATTTACAACTTCTGTTGCCATTTTTAATAGAGATGCAGATAATCTAATTGATTTTATTAGACCAGACACAGATCCTACTTCACAATATGAGGCAACTAATATTGCAAAAGTAAATACCAGAGGTTTTGAATTGAATGCAGATTATCGTTTTAAATTAAATGAGTTTAATCAGACTTTATCTTTTGGATATAATTTTTTAGATGATGACATTTTAGATCAGAATAAAGAGTTGTCTCGTTATTCTTTAAATACGTTAAGACATCAATTTATAACTCGTTTTTCATCAAAATTATTTAAAAATGTAAGTCAGAATATTATTTACAAACATGCAGAACGTACTGTAGGTACAAGCTATAATGTTTGGGATGCTTCTGTAATTGTAGATTTTAATAAATTTAGTTTTACAGTTACTGCAAATAATATTTTTGATGCAGAATATATAGAATCTGGTTTTGTACCAATGCCACCAAGTAATGTGTTATTTGGTTTGCGTTATAGTTACTAA
- the bioB gene encoding biotin synthase BioB: MSEVRHNWTKEEVLEIYNKPLMELLYEAATVHRKQHNPNVVQVSTLLSIKTGGCSEDCGYCPQAARYHTNVEGNDLMTVNQVKAQALRAKESGSSRVCMGAAWRNVKDGPEFDSVLDMVRTVNKLDMEVCCTLGMVTENQAKRLAEAGLYAYNHNLDSSEEYYKEVISTRGYQDRLDTISNVRKTNVTVCSGGIIGMGESAADRVGMLVALSTLNPQPESTPINALVAVEGTPLEDEKPVEIWDMIRMVATTRIVLPETQVRLSAGRTQMSREGQAMCFFAGANSIFAGDKLLTTPNPDVNEDMKMFQLLGLNPQKPFTKKVQPETIAAEDSKYQSLEEKPKWTRPSHKIDRNEAAKQKGKMLKG, from the coding sequence ATGAGTGAAGTAAGGCATAATTGGACAAAAGAAGAAGTTTTAGAAATTTATAATAAGCCATTAATGGAGTTGCTGTATGAAGCTGCAACAGTTCATAGAAAACAACATAATCCTAATGTGGTGCAGGTGTCAACCTTATTATCAATAAAAACAGGAGGTTGTTCAGAAGATTGTGGGTATTGTCCGCAAGCCGCAAGATATCATACCAATGTAGAGGGTAATGATTTAATGACTGTAAATCAGGTAAAGGCACAAGCATTAAGAGCAAAAGAAAGTGGAAGTTCTCGTGTTTGTATGGGAGCTGCATGGAGAAATGTAAAAGATGGGCCAGAATTTGATAGCGTCTTAGATATGGTAAGAACCGTAAATAAGTTAGACATGGAGGTTTGTTGCACCTTGGGTATGGTAACCGAAAATCAGGCTAAAAGGTTGGCGGAAGCTGGTTTATATGCGTATAATCATAATTTAGATTCGTCAGAAGAATATTATAAAGAAGTAATTTCTACAAGAGGTTACCAAGATCGATTAGATACTATAAGTAATGTACGTAAAACGAATGTTACAGTTTGTTCTGGCGGAATTATTGGTATGGGAGAATCTGCTGCAGATAGAGTAGGAATGCTAGTTGCATTGTCTACCTTAAATCCACAGCCAGAATCTACGCCAATTAATGCGTTAGTTGCGGTTGAAGGAACTCCTTTGGAAGATGAAAAACCAGTGGAAATTTGGGATATGATTAGAATGGTTGCCACCACAAGAATTGTTTTACCAGAAACGCAAGTTCGTTTATCTGCAGGTAGAACTCAAATGAGTAGAGAAGGGCAGGCAATGTGTTTCTTTGCGGGGGCAAATTCTATTTTTGCTGGAGATAAATTATTAACAACTCCAAACCCAGATGTAAATGAAGATATGAAGATGTTTCAATTATTAGGTTTGAATCCTCAAAAACCATTTACTAAAAAAGTTCAACCAGAAACCATTGCTGCAGAAGATTCTAAATATCAATCTTTAGAAGAAAAACCAAAATGGACGAGACCAAGCCATAAAATTGACAGAAATGAAGCTGCCAAACAAAAAGGTAAGATGCTAAAAGGTTAA